The region TGGGGCTCCGGGGGGCTGCGCGGTCCCTGCCTGATGCCCAGGGCACGAGGCCCCGGAGGAGCCTCAGCAAGATGGTGCCCACCGCGGCACAGGGCTCCTGAGGGCGCTGCTCCGTGGGGCTGCCGGCTGCGCCCCCAGGCGTGCGTGGGCctggctgcctgctgcaggCGCCCATGCTGGGCGCCGAGCCAGGAGGGGGGACACTGCGTGCCACATGCCCGTGGGGCTCCGGCAGGGATGAGCAGTGCCCCAGGTGCCAGGCAGCCGTGGAccccctgcccctctcctctgctggaggaggaggccgGCATGGCCGAGGGGGCCTGTGGGGGGCCAGGAGTGCCCACGGCTCTGCCATTCGGGGCAGGGGAGCACAGCGTGGGGGGGATCTGCTCTGGCCTTCAGACCCCTGGCACTGTGGGGGTTCGGTGGTTGGGCGCAGCCCAGCGGGGCCCTTCTCCGCAGGGATGGGCGCTGGGATGCGTGGCTGTGCCGGGCACGGGGGCTCCGCGGGCTCCTGGCATCCTGGCCGTGGACACTGCTGCAGGCTCCTGGGGGCTGCCATGCCCCGGGGCCGCCCATGCGCTGCAGCGCGGCACCCACAGACCCGTCTCGCTCGTGTGGCCTCGTGGGCAGCCTGCGAATCCCGGACGCaggggggcaggaggaaggtgCCCAGCGCCCGCTGCACCATGTGGCGCTCCAGCCAGGGTGCCGAGACCTGCAGCCGGGCCAGAGGGAGCCCCTGGGGTGCAGGCTCCCCCGGTGCAGGGTTGGGGGCCCCCATGGGCCTCTCCGCTATGCGGGGCTGGGCTCCTGGGAGCAATGGAGGGGAAGGAGACGGCTGGAGGCCGGGCGCCTCCGTCCCGTCCCGCCGGCTCCGGCTCTGGGCCATTTCCTGCAGACCGGCCTCGAGCGCCCGCAGGATCCGCCTCCTGCTCCAGCGCAGCGTGGCCACGGAGGCCGGCGGTGAGCAGCCTCTCTGCCCGGCGCGCGTCTCCAGCCGGCTCACAGCCTCCTCGCTGGCTCTCATCTTCTCCAGGAAGGGCACTGCAGCCGCCGCGTCCCCCCTGGCCAAGCTGGTGGCTGCAGGGACGAGGACTGGAGAGACCACAGCAGTCGCTGGTGCCCAGGGCTTTGGCGGTGTTTGGCGCTTCCCTGGGGCTTCGCTGGTTGCAGCCGCCTCGTCGCCGGCGCCGCCGAGCGCCCCGGGCAGGGAGCCGGTGCCGGGGACTGCGTGGCCGCCCTGGGTGCCCGGCGGGGACGGCAGCGctgggccggggctggggctgagcaggtCGCGGCGGCGCTGCAGCCGCTTGGCGCGGACGTGCAGCTCCAGGGCCTCACGCTGCTCCTCGGGCAGGAACAGGGCCTCGGGCACCGCGATGTGGACGGGCACCGGGCGAGAGCGCGGCTGCCGGGCCCCCGGGGACGCCCCGCACCGCGGCTGCGCCGGCTTCTCCGGCTGCACGTCGGGGCCGCCGGCTCCGTccggcgggagccggggcggTGCTGGCTGCGGTGTCTCCAGCGACCGCCGCACCGCTGCCGGGAAGATTCGCAGCCGCGTCTCCAGGCACTTCCTCACCGTGTGCACCCACAGCTTGCTGCGGACATCCCGGCTCAGCTCCAGCTTCGGGACAGCAGCAGCGCAGCCCGCCGCTCCGGGCTGGCTCCCGTCCTCTGCATCGGCCACGCGCGAGCCCGGGGCGGTGAGATCGGCCTCGACGTCGACGTCTGCCACCGCTGGCCCAGCTGGTGCCGCCGCCCCGTCCACCAGGCCGGGGGGCTCAGGGCTGGGGGCGGCTGAGCCCctcccgcgcagcccccggggctcctCCGCACTCCGGGGCGGCCCCCCGTGCCGGCAGAGCAGGCTGTCCCGCGTGACGCTCCCTGGCGCCCGCTCGACGCAGGAGCAGACCCCGGCGGGGAGACCTTCGCCTCCGCTGCCGGGGCGCTCGGGGCAGGAGCCCGCGAGCCGGCCGCCGGCGGAGGAGgctggggcgggcggcgcgcgggagggcgccggcgggcggccgggggcctCGCACTCCCACGGCGTCTCCGGGTCCAGGGGGGCGAGCAGCGGCGGGGGGCAGGGCACCAGGCGGGCCAGGGACTCCTCGGTGGGGTTGGGGACGCCCCAGAGCCCGCGGAGGCGCTTCTGCAGCACGTTGGCGGCGACGGCGTCGGCCTTGCCCTGCAGCGAGGGGCAGAGGCGCCGGCGGGCCAGCGGCCGGGCCTGCCCCGGGCCGATGGGCTTGGGCAGGCCGGGGCGGCCCtggcgccgggcggcgcgcTGCTGCGACCGCCGCACCGGCCCGGGCAGGGCCCCCAGCCAGATCTCCAGGCCTTTGCGAGCCAGGTGGCTCCGGAGGGAcgggggggcgccgggcgggcgggcgccgggggctcgggcccgcggggggctcggcggcgggggggcggcccggccccgcggcggggggcagaAGGGGCAGCGGTGCCCCGAGCACCCGtcgccgggggccgcggcggcgccgtcGCTGGAGGAGCCCCGGGAGAGGCCGCCGGCCCGCACCAGCTCCTCCAGGTCCCACCACGCCGCCCGCCACGTGCTGGAGCCCCACGAGGCCACGGAGCGcggccccagcgccgccgcgggcccggcccgcgccgccagCACCCGCCGCTGCAGctcgcgggcggcggcggcgcagcgggcgcagccggggcggcggcaccgcggctcggcccggccgctgccgccgccggcgccaCCTGCAAGGCGGGAGGCGGCgctgagcggcggcggcgggacgcgcccccccgggccgggccggaccctgcccgcgccgccccgcgccgccgcggccttaCCTGGGCCCGGGgtcgccgcccgccgccggcgccaccagccgcggccgccgccctgCGGGCACAGGAGCGCCGtgacgggccgggccgggccgggatGGAGggggcgggacgggacgggacgggaccgagcggggcggggcggggcgggacgggacgggacggagCCTCCCGCCGCCCGGACCACCCCCCGTCCCGTacctggcggcggcgggcggcggcgagcagGGCGGCGGCCGCCAGCAGCAGGAGGCCGGGGCCGAgcagggcgccgccgccgccgagcagGGCGAGCccgcggcgcagcgccggcCCCAGGGCGCCCAGCATggcggccgggccgagccgggccgcgccgggccgggccgcgccgagcgGGCGCTGCGCCGCGGGAAGGGGCGCGGGGCGGTGAGGTCACAGAGCGCCGCTGTGAGGTCACAGAGCGGCGGCTTCGCAGcaggggcgggcggcggcgcccgcggaggAGGCCGCTTTCCGCGCTCCCTTCCCGCGTGGCCGGCACGCGCCGCGGGtcgcggccgggcagcgccctCTCCCGGCACGGCCCGGGGGCAGCCGCCCGGCGGCCTCGCCCCGCCCCATGGCGGTGTCGCCCCGCCCCCCGtcgcctcgccccgcccctTCGCCGCCCCGCTCTGCGCctgcgcgcgccccgccccccggccgccaTCTTGTGGTgagcggcgcgggcgcgctGAGGCGGCGCAGGTGAGAGCCCACCGCGCTCCCCCCTGtccctcccggcccggcccggcccggcccggcactcccctcccctcccctcccctggcctcccccggcccggctcccccggcccggctcccccggcccggctcccccggccccATTCCCTCCGGCCTGGCCCGTTCCCAGCCCCTGTCGCCCCCCCCCGCTCCTGCCCCGCGGCGGTGCcttgcgccccccccccccccatagcgGGCAGCTGCGGCTCCCTCGCCCCCCGAGGGGGCGGCCGGGAtcccccggcgcggcggtgccCCTAGCGCAGGGGCCTGGCGCTTCGTGCCCGCGGGCGGGCTGGGCCCGCTCCCTAactgcggggcggggggggggggggggacagaggCCGCCTgtggcggcggcggagccgggtCTGGGCGCCTGGCCGAGTCCCCAAGGCGAAGCTGGCAGAGCGCTGGCTCCCGGGCCTCTGTCTGCGTTCACGTCCCCCCCAAAAGCCCCTTACGCGTTCCTGGTGTGCCGGGCAGCTCACCCGCTCCCGCTGGCCGCGTGTCCTGTCCCCAGCCGTGGGTCAGAGTCTTCCTCTGACAGCTGTGCTGCCTCGTCGAGTGTCCGATCCCTGCGCTTGCCCCTAGACAGGGCAGTCGTGGGGGCCAGGTCCTTGCTGCTTCCCGTGAGTCCGTTTCTGTAACATGCTTGGGTTGCTGAAGGGGAGGTATGCCCAGGTCTGTAGTGTGCGTGCTCTGGTACTGATGGTGGGAGGCAGCAATGGTAAATATCCTGCTATTTTCTGTTCCTGAGAACCTGAGCTCACTCATTCATTCTCTACTTTTCATTGTGGTGCtgcttgtatttttcatttcatcatgCTTAGACTCACAAAACTAGACCTTTTCCATCTAGCATCTGTTTTTCAGGGCCAGGCTGTCCTGTGGCGAAGTTTGTGTTGTAGGTATATGCAGAGGAAGACTGGGATCCAAATGACTCTGCAGCAGGATTAGTTATGACTTTTTCTGATACTTTTTATATGGCATTTTAGGATCTCTGATTCTGATACCTTAAAGTGCCCTAGTGCTTTTTGGGGAAAGATTGTAGCTAACATGTTTGAGCAGCAATTATAATAGACATTTGTCAAGTGCAGGTGTTTGTCTAGACCTGCTCTGAGTTTTTTCATGTAGACTGAAAATACCCCAGATcgctttgattttttttttctgtgatttgagCTGCAGAAATTACTTCCAGATTGATGCTGCGTTTGCTTATGAATGTGCTGGACGCAACTTGAGGAGTTTCTTGGGTTTTACCACATTAGAAGGAGTAAACgaagctgctgcttcagttATCAAGTTCTGCAAAGTTGGTGCATGTTGTTGAAAAGTCATGGATCCCACTGTACTTCTTCCTCTGACCTGGATGGGTGAGCTTACAGAGACTGGTTTTCTGAGGCATAATTACAAATATTAAcggatctgttttcttttcagcgCTATTCAGCATAATGGAGAACTATAAGAAGACCAAGATTGTGGAGAAACCTTGTCCTCTTCCTTTCACTGACCTGCCCCCTGATATTATTGAAATGAAAGTGAAGGACGGGAGCAAAATCAGAAACCTGATGGGATATGCGATAGGCAAGATGGAGCTGGACTCAGTGAGACAGATCCTTTTCACTGGCTCAGGCAAGGCCGTCAGCAAGACCATTACTTGTGTGGAAATCATGAAACGAAGGCTCAAAGAACTCCACCAGATCACCAAAGTGCTCTTCAAACAGATCGAAGAGATCTGGGAACCCATTGTGCCTGAGGCAGGCCTTGATACCTTGACAGTGAAGAGAAACATTCCTGCCATATGTGTCTTGCTCAGCAAAGATGCCCTTGATCCCCAAGAGCCTGGATATCAGGCTCCAGGCTCTTTTGAAGCTTTCTGGATCGAGACGCTCAAAGCTGAGTCCCAGGGCCAAATGAAGAGGAAGCAAGGTGGAGGAAGGGGAGCTGGCAACACAGAGAAGCACCCTCGGCCTGTTGGAGGGCATGAGGAGTCCTGCGAAAAGTCCTGAGACAAAGACACGTTTGGGTGTAACTTAGgggatttaaggaaaaaagccaGCTACTGTGCCTGGAAAGCTGCTGAACACATGGGCTTGCAGAGCTGttaggggagggaaggagaagttGCTATTTCAAAATAGACGTGATTGTAGCTGTCTGAAATTGTTTTGACAAGCTTCCTTGTCAGAGGCTGCCAGGCTGTACTCTGTGGCGTGCGGCTCAGGGATGAAACAGAGACGGGAACCGAGCATGGACTATTGGCATCTGGTCAGCGGGCCCAAAATAATAGCTGTTCACAGAGCTGGGTTTAAGCTGCGCGGGGAGATGCAGCAGGCGCAGTACAGCGCCTGCTCGAGGTAGAGGTGGCTCTTGCTGTGGCACAGCCGGAAGGTGTGATCTGACTTGGATTTCTGGCTGCTGCCTGCGTTGCCAGAGCTTGTGTATACAGAAAACACGGTCCTGGGCTGGATCAGCCGCTTAATCTGTGCCTGAAAGTCCGTCTTCTGCTAATCCCTTGTGGCAGGCTGCTGGTTTGAATGTAGGGCTGCAGTCTCTCCTCAGATACGACTCCATCTGTGATTTTTGCGAGAGTTGTACCCTTTCTGTCCTCCTTTGACCTCCTCTGTGGAGCTGGCAGATTAGACCTCTGTCTGCCAAGTTGTCAGGAGTTGACTAATGTAATGATCAGCCCAAAATCCCTAAGCTGTGCCAGTGCCTCAAGGTGGTAGTAGTGGTAAGCTCCAAAGCACACTGTTTCCCCTTTCTGCTCCTTTATGATACatagaaatgaatttaaaataaaatttcctctttatttaaTGTGAAATTTGTAATGTCTTCCTCATCGTGCTGGAGGTCATTCTCTAAACATTACTGTTGGAACGACGGCTGTGACTGTGGGCTGAACCTTCGTGCTTTGGCCTGCTCCTGAGGAGGAAGGGAACCTGCATATGGAAAGTTTTCTCTCATAAAGAACTGTAAATGGGCCCTGGTGTgtttgggggggtggggtggggaggttccttccttcctttgcagTTCACCTCTAATATCCAAAGAAAGgtcaacatttgttttttctgggaagctttttttctttttttttcctctcttttttttttctttttttaataaactgccTAGAATTCCAGGCTCAAGTACTTCCTCCAAACTTTGCTAAATGAAGCGAAGGACAGAGcatcttttcagtttttgcttCTGGAGCAGCTGAGGTAAGTAAACATGGGGTGGGAAGAAAGTGCTGTTGCTTTGAAAGCCTGAACACTCGCCAGGACACCACCTGCATAAACCACATCGTGATTTAAACCACTGCCCGTCCTCTTTACTCTTCTTTCCCAACCCCTGCGTGTCTGTCGGCCGGCGCAGAACCACTGCAGCTGCTCTACCTTGACCGATGCTTTCAAATCCACGGGATGCAAACACTTAGAGAAGGGTTGAAAGGGGAAACCTGTGTGGCATGACACCTCCGCAGCCAAGCCCGAGACTTCATCCGCCTGCAGTGCATGAGGCTGTTCACTTGCACCAGAACACGCTTCAGCACAGGCTGAGCATTTACCACCATCCTcaccatttatttttgtctgctgCCTGTGGGTGACTCATTCTTTTGCCTCTTTAACATGTTTCCCCAAACTACTGAAGCTGtatgaaaacatgttttctgaGGATTTAAatggtgctgtgctggctgtCAGCAGCTTTGGTGGCTGAGGACCATGCAGCAAAAGGGGTCATCTTTGAGTCCAAACTTAATGACgtataaaaacaagaagaaatagaaagggAATTAATTTGTGCTCTTCAGTTAGGAAAAAACTGAAGGCATAATAACAATCTAAGTTGTTTTCAGGGCTAGTAAACAGCATTATTTCCTGGGGATGCAGGTAGCCTGGGTTTAGATCGCAGTGAAGCACAGCTGCTGTTCAGACGTGCTTGTCTGCCAGATGGATAGAAACGATGGGGCAGCGTTACGCCTCGTAAAGTTGTGAACGCGAGATCCTGGCTGTATCCTACCGCTCTGATTTTGTAGTGTTAGGTGCAAGTGTCTGCATCGAGCTCGTGCTGGTCGGGAATTAAACATTCCGGATTTCACATATGTTGTCTCACTTCATTCCCGAATGAAAATTTAAAACGGGAGATCGCGCCGCGCACAGCGCGGACTGCCTGGCGCGAGCAGCGCCCTGACGTGGCGCGCGTGATCAGCCGCCGCTTCGGAGCTTGTGAAAGGTTTCTGCTGTTCCCGTACCCTGGGAACTAAGCTATTTTCGGTAGTCTCGTGGCAAGGTCCTGGAGCGACTGCTGAGGAACCTCGATGGCACGGCTGCGATGTCCAAACCTCTTCGTGGTGCCAAAGCAGATGAAACCTGGAGATGGAGCCGAGTCAAGCTAAGGTGATTTATCTTTGCCAGAGGCCTGCTGTCCCCAGCTGTTATTCCCTTACATCTAAGGAGGAGACTGCTTTTATTAATTTAGTGATAAATGCCAAGGAACGATGCTCAAGTGTCTGATTTGATGTTTTCTACCACTTTCATAGGGATGAGCTCAAAATTTCTtgtttactgttaaaaataccCTTTTAAAGGAAAGTCAGCTCCTAAAACAGCCCGTGTAAATCCTCCCTAATGGCCGTGGTGCTTTTAACGCCTTCTAATCAAAACTGCAAcatgatgttttttttttcatttttaatatataattttatttatggtTTGAAAATGACCATCAGCTCCCTGCAGGGGTTCTGCCTGCCGGGCGTTAGGGCAGCTGGCAACCGCGGCGCTTTCCTTCCCCGGGGGGCCGGGAGCGGTCCCGCCACGGGCTCGCGTGCCGAGTTTTGCCTCCGCTTTGGGGGGCTTGTTGCCGTTCCCCGCTCCGCGGTGGGGAAGGGCCCCCCGCGCGGCCTGCCACGTTTGCTCCCGTCAGCCAGGAGAGGTCCCTAGCTCACTCGCCAACGCTTGGTTCGCTTCCAGCTTCGTCTTTCCCCTCCACTGCGAGGGGTTTGTGCCATAAACCTCCCgcaggcagggaggagggagggagggttTGAGGGTTCGGGCCGCGGCCAGGACCCCGTTTCGCACCGTGCTCTCGGCAGGTCTGTGCAGTCCACCCCACCGGGCAGGGGCAAGGCTGGTCCTCGCACCCGCCAGCCTCCCCGGTGAAAGCGGGTGCTGGAGAGGACTGGCTGTGTGGGAGACGGGCTCCGAACCCCCTTTGCTTTGcccactgctcttccctgcaGCAAATCCCCTTGCCTCACCCTCGGGCGCCTGCATGTCTGCAGTGGCATGGGCCAGGCAAGCACGGAGGGCAGGTTGGGAGGTGGACGGGGGTGTGaggagcccagcccagcccggcACATCTCAGCCCCACGGAGCTTCGTGCCTTCCAACGTGTCCAGCCCCGGTCCCTTGGCTCTCGTCAGGTGACGAGCGGCTCCTCCAGGGATGAAGCCTGTGGTGCCCTTCGATGATGCTCGGCTGGGGAGTTTCCCCACAGCTCTGCCCCGGGCGGCTCCTATGGTGACTCTGATCTCACCGGCTTGCAGGACATTTGGCTTCACCACGCCTCTGTGCTGTCCCATGACTCACGTCCTGGGCATGGCTTTTTGGAGCAACTTCAGGTACCACGATGGTCCCGTGTGAAAAAGAGGAGGATGAGGGCTAGGTGAAACAGCCAGGCTCCCTGCGGCATCAGGGTGGCCCCAAATGCCCCTGAGGAGGCAGGACGTGGGCGTGGGGGTACCAGAGGGGTGGGCACACCGTGCCAGGACATGCCACCCCTCTCCAGCCTCGTCTCACAGCCTGGCCCTGTTCTACCCAAGCCGGGGCAGAGCAGCGCGGGGGACGGTGCTGGGACCCGACCGCCGGGGCTCGGACCGTGGCCGAGCGGCCAGAGGGTCCCGCGCGGTCCTGCAGCCTCCTGCCGCCGCGGGGAGAGCCCCAGGCGCAGCCTCGCCTCGGCTCCCCGCGGGAACCGGCTCCCCGGAGCCCGTCACTGCCGAgcgaggccgggccggggccggggcggtgcGGGCACGCGTGGGTGCTTGGGTGTCTCCACGCGCGTGTGTGCGCGCTAGGGCAGGACGGGGCCGTTAAGGGCTGGGCAGAGCGGGCAGGGGGCAGCACGAGCACGGCAAGCAGGACAGACAGCAGGAGCGGACGGACAGACGAGACGGGCCGGGCCGGACACGCATCGCGCCGCTGTCccggcggcgccgagcgccACTCACGTGGGGACGGGGCGGAGGGGGCGTGGCCGCAGCGGCGGGCTCGCCCAATGgagggcggccggcgcggggcgtCAGCCAatggcgggggcggggcgccgccgggccccgcccgcCCGATGCCGGCGGGAGggagcgcggagccgccgggctgcggcaccgacggggcggcccggcccggcccgctccggccccgctccagccccgccgcccggcccggcccggcccggccccgccgccgagcGGAGCAGGTAAcgcggcccgcgggggccggggaggggctCCGGCGGGTCCCGCtgcgggcgccccggcgggcgggcggggagggcgcggggccggcgcacGGCGGCCCCTCGGCCCGCGCATGGTGGTGGggcccgggcgctgccgcgggggaAGGGGCCGCGGCCACTGCCGGGGCCCCTCGGGGCTGCGGGCAGGCCGCGGGTCCCGGCCTCGGCGCGCGGGGTCGAGGCGCCGTCGCTGCCCCGCTGCAGCGGCCGCTTCACCCAAGCGGGTGagtgcggggcgggggggaggttAAACCCTCCCCGCCCCAAacccggccgcggcccgctcgccccgctcccggcgccgtCCGGAGGCGCTGGCACGGGGCCCGCGTCCTCGGGGTGCCGGGTGCGGGCGCCTCCTCCACCGGCCGCGCGAAggcggcgaggccggggccggccgAGGCCTTCTGCGCCGGGCTCAGCGGCTC is a window of Rhea pennata isolate bPtePen1 chromosome Z, bPtePen1.pri, whole genome shotgun sequence DNA encoding:
- the RPP25L gene encoding ribonuclease P protein subunit p25-like protein isoform X1, giving the protein MLGLLKGRYAQVCSVRALVLMVGGSNALFSIMENYKKTKIVEKPCPLPFTDLPPDIIEMKVKDGSKIRNLMGYAIGKMELDSVRQILFTGSGKAVSKTITCVEIMKRRLKELHQITKVLFKQIEEIWEPIVPEAGLDTLTVKRNIPAICVLLSKDALDPQEPGYQAPGSFEAFWIETLKAESQGQMKRKQGGGRGAGNTEKHPRPVGGHEESCEKS
- the RPP25L gene encoding ribonuclease P protein subunit p25-like protein isoform X2 → MENYKKTKIVEKPCPLPFTDLPPDIIEMKVKDGSKIRNLMGYAIGKMELDSVRQILFTGSGKAVSKTITCVEIMKRRLKELHQITKVLFKQIEEIWEPIVPEAGLDTLTVKRNIPAICVLLSKDALDPQEPGYQAPGSFEAFWIETLKAESQGQMKRKQGGGRGAGNTEKHPRPVGGHEESCEKS